The Pseudomonadota bacterium genome segment CGGTCACCGCTGATGATCGGGAGCTGACGAACCGCAACGAGTATTACTCGCCGCCGGATTCAGACATTGTGACGGTCAGTGAAATTATCTATGAAGGCGCGGATGTGGTTGAGCCGTACCTGACTATCCTCTTTACCCACCAGATGAAATTTACCGTCAGGCAGGGCGGGGATTTCAGGAGTCTTTTGATCCCGGTGTTTCTCCCCTCTTCTAACGCAGAATGTCTGCCCTGAGAATTATTAACCAGTCGAGGCGAATGCATACCCGACTGATCGGTCCGGACCTGACTGACACGATTGACCAGTCGGTTCGGCATGAAATCATTACGGCCACCCGGGGGGGCTCTATGAAGATGATGCAGCGACTGTTGCTTGTCGCGACAATGGTTTTTACGGTGGTTTCCATCACTCCGCCGCCTCTGCATGCCGGCGAAAGAATCATTGATCATGTGGAATCACCCGGCGGGGAATCATTTTTTGCCGCGGTTGATACATCCCATCGGTACGCCATCAATCTTCAATCAACGGAAGGAGACAGAGAATTTTCAATTAATCTTGAAACGGACAAAGTGACCTCGCGCATATCCGACCAGGGCTCTGAACTGCTGGGGAAAAACTGGTCTCTAAGGCTCGACCGCAAAGTAAAACACAAATTTGTGGGAGGCGGCAAAGGCCGCAAAGTAATCATTCAGATCGGACCGGAAGATACAGACGAAGCCCCGCCCGCGAGAGACCAAAGCCAACAAGCAACTGAGCCGGTTGAAAACCTGCATGAGACACCGGGGATTTATCAGGACTATCGGCTCTATGCCACCAAATTCAAGGCGGATGACGGCAAGGTCTGGAACCGGCTGCGATTGGGATTTTTCCCGACCAGGGATGAGGCCCTGGCTGCTCTGGAGAATCTGCGGAAACCATTTCCGGATGCATGGGTTACCAAGGTCTCCGGGGAAGAGCGGACCGCTTCCGGGAACCGCTCCATTGCCACCGGATCGATGCGGATCACCCCATTTCTGACCGCCTTGGAGCAGGAGAGCGAAAAAGAACCCAAACCGGTCGCCGTTAAACCGGCGCCGCCCATGACCAAGAAACGGGTCGTTTCATTAATGGATGAGGCGGAAAAAGAGATGATTGCCGGTAATTACCAGCGTTCGATCCTGATCTATACAAGAATTCTGCAGGACCCCGGTCAATCGGAGAGAAAAAAGGCCCAGGAACTGCTCGGTTTCGCCCGTGAACAGAACGGTCAGCTTGCCCATGCCCGCGCCGAGTATGAGAAATTTCTGCAGTTGTACCCGGAGGGCGAAGACAGCGAGAGAGTCAGGCAACGCCTTGCCGGTTTACTCACCGCACGAGCCACCCCCAGGGAACCATTAAAAAAAAGGGGGGCTGATGATCGGACCGATGTCTTCGGCAGTGTTTCCCAATATTATTATTATGATGAACTAAGCCGTAAAGAAGGGGGAAAGACCGTGACCCGGTCCGCCCTGGCCAATGACCTGGTCTTCAATGTCAGGAAGAAAACGGCAGACTACGAATCGAGAACCCTTTTCGTCGGTGGCTATGAGCTCGACGGAACTCCGGACCGCAATGAAACGAGAATCAGTACATTTTATATCGATGCCGCCAACAAAAAAAATATCTCCGGCCGCATCGGTCGTCAGTCAAGGAGTACCGGCGGGGTGCTCGGCAGGTTTGACGGAGGGCTCTTTTCCTACTCCCTTTCCCCGAAATTAAAGGCCAATCTGGTGGGCGGCTTTCCGGTTGATTCTTCCGGTCTTGACAGGTT includes the following:
- a CDS encoding SPOR domain-containing protein, translated to MHTRLIGPDLTDTIDQSVRHEIITATRGGSMKMMQRLLLVATMVFTVVSITPPPLHAGERIIDHVESPGGESFFAAVDTSHRYAINLQSTEGDREFSINLETDKVTSRISDQGSELLGKNWSLRLDRKVKHKFVGGGKGRKVIIQIGPEDTDEAPPARDQSQQATEPVENLHETPGIYQDYRLYATKFKADDGKVWNRLRLGFFPTRDEALAALENLRKPFPDAWVTKVSGEERTASGNRSIATGSMRITPFLTALEQESEKEPKPVAVKPAPPMTKKRVVSLMDEAEKEMIAGNYQRSILIYTRILQDPGQSERKKAQELLGFAREQNGQLAHARAEYEKFLQLYPEGEDSERVRQRLAGLLTARATPREPLKKRGADDRTDVFGSVSQYYYYDELSRKEGGKTVTRSALANDLVFNVRKKTADYESRTLFVGGYELDGTPDRNETRISTFYIDAANKKNISGRIGRQSRSTGGVLGRFDGGLFSYSLSPKLKANLVGGFPVDSSGLDRFETDKYFYGASFDLGPFAEYWNSSVFFINQEEGGVIDRQAAGGEIRFFHPRASFFTLVDYDLYFDDLNTALFTGSFNFPDKTIINLSADYRNSPILTSNSALAGIAGKKILRDPANVNDFVMIEDLEDLKLFLSDEEIRDISGKKNFKTSSYSLGIVRPISKKIQLGLDTIATKQYSAEAFNTGLYELLSDGTVQPVPEIPASPETPFEYTYTMQLIGSNLVKEGDIAIIAGSYSDRTTQEVYSASVNTRYPISRYWRINPRINATYSKIRGLDTTQLKIRPLFRMDYRLLKPRIHLTFEAGMEWINHNPDDAMNTVSYFGSLGYRYDF